Below is a genomic region from Citrobacter tructae.
CGCATTCTGAATAGCCACATCCAGTTGGCCATTCACCTCCGCAATTCCCCACGACACCGACAGCGGTACGGTATGACCATCCACTACAAACACGTGATTGTTGACCTGCCCGCTAATACGCTCGGCGATGGCGATAGCGTCATTCGCCTGAGAGCGAAACAGCAGGATCATAAACTCATCCCCACCGGTACGAATCACCAGATCATGGCTGGTTCGGGTATTAGACAACATTCTGTTGGCAATGATTTGCAGCGCACGATCCCCAGCCGCGTGTCCCCAGGTGTCGTTGACAGCCTTGAACTTATTACAATCCAGTAGCACGACCGAGCAATGAGATAAATCCCGGCGTTTAATAATGTCGAGGATCCTACGGTTAAAGCACCCCGTCAGGGAATCGATATACACTTTGAGGTCACTTTCATTCAACCACGACTTCAGCGAAAAGCTGATAATAATGAAGAAGAATGGCGCCAGCAAAATAACAATTCCGGCATGGGGATCGCGAACCATAAAGCGACCTAATGAAATTGAATAGTGCAGCGCATACTTTTCTGACAATAACCTGACATTGGCGTTGCTTATAGCGGCACATTTACCGGCTAAACAGAGACTCTCTTGATTGAGTAAATTAACCAATGCCACGTTAAGCCCCTGCGGGACCTGGTATTCAAACGCGCTGGCCAACTCTTCCTGCAGTTCAGATTTCGAATGGTCATAGACCAGATAGGCCACGATATGATCAGAGATGTCCTCACCCGACAGATCGTAAATATAACTCACTACGCTGTACGCTTTGTCACCAGTGATTTTATCGGTATAAAGATCGGTCGAACTGAGGGCTTTATTTTTGACGTTTTTTTGCAATAACCGGGTATAGAAATCAACCGGTGGATAAAAAAAGTTGGAAATATCCAGAGCCATCTCTGAATCAGAAAAAGTAAAATTGCGTGAATCGGCTGGCGTAAACCAGTAAAAATACTCAGCGTCTTTGGCAATGATATAACGATGTGCGTCAAAGGTACCCGGATTAAGTTCATTAACCATGCCGCGAATAAACTCTGCGGCGGTAAACATACACAGGGCCTGTTGACTGGCCTGTTTAGCAATAATGGCTCCTGACGCCGAATGTACCCGCTTTCGGTCGGCGTTGATTCCCCATTCCCCCGCCTCCCGTGGAACAAAGCGCGATACATCACCACATCTTTCGCCATTACTGATGTGATGATAGCGCTCCCCAATAGCATCTGAGAGCAGTTCATTGTCGTTAAAGATGTCCATGAGACGCGATTGTAGACGATTGATTCCATCACTCGCGGTAGCCATACGCTGTTCGTAAATGATAAACAGAAACAGTGAAGTAAATATCAGTGTAATGAGGCCCGAGACCAGCAATGCCTGCCTGTTTCTGAGCTTATCCTGCACAATCTTCACGAGTCCACCCTGATGGTTATCAGCATTGCTAAATCAGTTACCTG
It encodes:
- a CDS encoding GGDEF domain-containing protein codes for the protein MKIVQDKLRNRQALLVSGLITLIFTSLFLFIIYEQRMATASDGINRLQSRLMDIFNDNELLSDAIGERYHHISNGERCGDVSRFVPREAGEWGINADRKRVHSASGAIIAKQASQQALCMFTAAEFIRGMVNELNPGTFDAHRYIIAKDAEYFYWFTPADSRNFTFSDSEMALDISNFFYPPVDFYTRLLQKNVKNKALSSTDLYTDKITGDKAYSVVSYIYDLSGEDISDHIVAYLVYDHSKSELQEELASAFEYQVPQGLNVALVNLLNQESLCLAGKCAAISNANVRLLSEKYALHYSISLGRFMVRDPHAGIVILLAPFFFIIISFSLKSWLNESDLKVYIDSLTGCFNRRILDIIKRRDLSHCSVVLLDCNKFKAVNDTWGHAAGDRALQIIANRMLSNTRTSHDLVIRTGGDEFMILLFRSQANDAIAIAERISGQVNNHVFVVDGHTVPLSVSWGIAEVNGQLDVAIQNADSAMYQMKQAKER